Proteins encoded in a region of the Pelmatolapia mariae isolate MD_Pm_ZW linkage group LG6, Pm_UMD_F_2, whole genome shotgun sequence genome:
- the cep20 gene encoding lisH domain-containing protein FOPNL, whose product MATITELKCALRETLESRGVLGQLKARIRAEVFSALDDQREPRPPLSHENLIINELIREYLEFNKYRYTASVLTAESGQPEVPLDRQFLANELKVTEDLSSKSVPLLYGLVSHFVNSSDKGGKVFLRGAAAINTPGTDA is encoded by the exons ATGGCGACCATCACTGAACTAAAGTGCG ctTTGAGGGAAACGCTGGAGTCCCGCGGTGTGCTGGGCCAGCTGAAGGCTCGCATCCGGGCGGAGGTGTTCAGCGCCCTGGATGACCAGCGTGAACCGCGACCTCCCCTGTCCCATGAAAACCTGATCATCAACGAGCTTATCAGGGAGTACCTGGAGTTCAACAAGTACAGGTACACAGCATCTGTGCTGACCGCAG AGTCGGGCCAACCCGAAGTTCCTTTGGACAGACAGTTCCTGGCGAATGAGCTGAAAGTCACTGAGGATCTAAGCTCCAAGTCAGT acCTCTTCTATATGGCTTAGTGTCCCACTTTGTGAACAGCAGTGATAAGGGAGGGAAGGTGTTTCTGCGAGGCGCTGCTGCCATTAACACTCCTGGAACTGATGCCTAA